The following coding sequences lie in one Terriglobales bacterium genomic window:
- the tig gene encoding trigger factor, which produces MSPAETQDSCKREIAVEVPAEAVARETEAVVQRLQKLARVPGFRRGKVPASVIKSRFADDLKSEVVEALVPKFFREAVEKQGLAPISQPRITDLQIEEGQPLRFKASFEVLPPIEVSSYQDLRVEKPEITVTDQEVEQALTRLREQQASFTAVEGRALEDGDYAQVSFRSTPKEGGGPGANVDDVLVELGGANTVAEFSENLRGARPGDERTFDVSYPKEFSDERLAGKTLTYTVTVKAIKQKHLPAADDAFAREVGEFETLAALQQRIRDALEAEKRHAAEHEAKDKLVDQLVQRHDFPVPEALVEHQIDVRLERGLRALAAQGMRPEDMKKMDFPRLRAGQRDAALKEVKASLLLDKIAELEKIEVGEEEIAKEIEALAAQTKQAPESIRARLTRDGALDRIRDRIRNEKTLDFLYRRPA; this is translated from the coding sequence TTGAGCCCAGCCGAGACGCAAGACAGTTGCAAGCGCGAGATCGCGGTCGAGGTCCCCGCCGAGGCCGTCGCTCGCGAGACCGAAGCCGTGGTCCAGCGCCTGCAGAAGCTGGCGCGGGTGCCGGGCTTCCGCCGCGGCAAGGTGCCCGCCTCGGTCATCAAGAGCCGCTTCGCCGACGACCTGAAGAGCGAGGTGGTCGAGGCCCTGGTGCCGAAGTTCTTCCGCGAGGCGGTGGAGAAGCAGGGCCTCGCCCCCATCTCCCAGCCCCGTATCACCGATCTGCAGATCGAGGAGGGCCAGCCGCTGCGCTTCAAGGCCAGCTTCGAGGTGCTGCCGCCCATCGAGGTTTCCTCCTACCAGGACCTGCGCGTCGAGAAGCCGGAGATCACCGTCACCGACCAGGAAGTGGAGCAGGCGCTCACCCGGTTGCGCGAGCAGCAGGCCAGCTTCACCGCGGTCGAAGGCCGCGCCCTCGAGGACGGTGACTACGCCCAGGTCTCCTTCCGCAGCACGCCCAAGGAGGGCGGCGGGCCTGGCGCCAACGTGGACGACGTGCTGGTCGAGCTCGGGGGGGCGAACACCGTGGCCGAGTTCTCCGAGAACCTGCGTGGCGCCCGGCCCGGCGACGAGCGCACCTTCGACGTCAGCTATCCCAAGGAGTTCTCCGACGAGCGCCTGGCCGGCAAGACCCTCACCTATACGGTGACGGTGAAGGCCATCAAGCAGAAGCATCTGCCCGCCGCCGACGACGCCTTCGCCAGGGAAGTGGGCGAGTTCGAGACCCTGGCGGCGCTCCAGCAGCGCATCCGCGACGCCCTGGAGGCGGAAAAGCGCCACGCCGCCGAGCATGAGGCCAAGGACAAGCTGGTCGACCAACTGGTCCAGCGCCACGACTTCCCCGTGCCCGAGGCCCTGGTCGAGCACCAGATCGACGTGCGCCTGGAGCGCGGCCTGCGCGCCTTGGCGGCCCAGGGCATGCGCCCCGAGGACATGAAGAAGATGGACTTCCCGCGGCTGCGCGCTGGCCAGCGCGACGCGGCGCTCAAGGAAGTGAAGGCTTCCCTGCTGCTCGACAAGATCGCCGAGCTGGAGAAGATCGAGGTGGGCGAGGAGGAGATCGCCAAGGAGATCGAGGCGCTGGCGGCGCAGACCAAGCAGGCTCCCGAGTCCATCCGCGCTCGTTT